A DNA window from Bacteroides cellulosilyticus contains the following coding sequences:
- a CDS encoding DUF3575 domain-containing protein, translating into MKPLRTVLLLSFLLLMLGLQAQEKNDTPFALTTNFLSWATLAPNLGAEVYMGKKWSVAADGSLGMWGFSHTRMATQTWSVGGEARYWLQTGNYGFRRTHIGVSIRGGEFDSNFFTDGGRRGKALLAGVTAGYRFILRGNWLVDAGLGVGYIHTRYDRYFWNKRFGKYEFQSSRTRNLFGLTDLHVSLVYRISLKNR; encoded by the coding sequence ATGAAACCATTACGCACCGTTTTACTACTATCCTTTCTTCTCCTCATGTTGGGCCTGCAGGCACAAGAGAAGAACGATACCCCTTTCGCTCTCACTACCAATTTTCTCTCATGGGCAACCCTTGCCCCCAATCTCGGAGCCGAAGTTTATATGGGTAAGAAGTGGTCTGTGGCTGCCGATGGCAGCTTGGGTATGTGGGGTTTTTCCCATACCCGGATGGCTACACAAACCTGGAGCGTAGGTGGCGAAGCCCGCTACTGGCTGCAAACCGGCAACTATGGTTTCCGGCGTACCCATATTGGTGTTTCTATACGTGGCGGAGAGTTCGACAGTAACTTCTTTACCGATGGCGGACGTCGTGGCAAGGCTCTACTGGCGGGAGTCACTGCGGGTTACCGTTTTATTTTGCGCGGCAACTGGCTGGTAGATGCCGGACTGGGAGTGGGATATATCCATACCCGCTACGACCGCTATTTCTGGAACAAGCGTTTCGGTAAGTATGAGTTTCAGAGCAGCCGCACACGCAATCTTTTCGGACTGACCGACCTGCACGTCAGTCTGGTTTACCGTATCTCCCTTAAAAACAGATAA
- a CDS encoding fimbrillin family protein, producing MKKYHLHLASLLLPFCLLAGGCSEERAEGDAPEAPVAVSLTAGIGDITVTRVADGKWEAGDAIGLCMNAAGSTTTSNAVFNYRYSVVAAGSGGKLQPEDEANTAYFPADGSQVDFLAYHPYAAGALTEDFHLPVDVSHQPATDLLTAHADGYNRNRPSVALAFGHCLVKVMFVLKGSDTIEDALLAGARLTIKGMDTKAVCLLTDGSVSGASTPQDIAVPLSAAGTSGTAIVLPRAAATGVSFVVTLADGKEYTATMSGTQTLAAGTQNTFTLTLRGTPEEPDEAVISATIEPWTDGIHTSADASLVEVKTTKDAAGGTTGGSGGSTPDAGSGFKPGDAFTLWAQRIEGAGYAFTLGDDNRWGSTPVLYWDVLKEEQTTFFALHTPADVPSGNRMPDLLTARATAERLAPVSLTFRHLAAQLNVVLKAGAGMTQPEVETAVVTLPQALADYTLEGITLKPGDTRKDITLAGDKDKRRALLVPQTIAAGEKLLALTIGTQPYYLKATDTNGVFESGKSYTLTVTVNRTEASMTVSIGPWQEGGESEGDAGMEIGIK from the coding sequence ATGAAGAAATACCATTTACACCTTGCAAGCCTCTTACTGCCTTTCTGCCTGTTGGCGGGCGGTTGCAGTGAAGAGCGTGCGGAAGGCGACGCTCCGGAAGCTCCGGTGGCAGTCAGCCTGACGGCAGGCATCGGAGACATTACGGTGACGCGTGTTGCTGACGGAAAGTGGGAGGCAGGCGATGCCATAGGCCTCTGCATGAATGCTGCCGGAAGCACAACGACCTCCAATGCAGTCTTTAACTACCGCTACTCCGTGGTCGCGGCCGGTTCCGGGGGCAAATTGCAGCCGGAGGACGAAGCCAATACCGCCTATTTCCCTGCAGACGGCTCACAGGTAGATTTTCTGGCTTACCACCCTTACGCGGCCGGAGCACTGACAGAAGACTTCCATCTGCCCGTAGATGTCAGCCACCAGCCGGCCACCGACCTGCTGACGGCCCATGCCGATGGCTACAATCGCAACCGTCCTTCCGTAGCGTTGGCTTTCGGCCATTGCCTGGTGAAGGTTATGTTCGTATTGAAAGGCAGCGATACTATAGAAGACGCCTTGCTGGCCGGTGCCCGGCTCACCATCAAAGGGATGGACACAAAAGCCGTCTGTCTGCTGACTGACGGCAGTGTTTCCGGTGCCTCCACACCTCAGGACATTGCTGTTCCGCTTAGTGCTGCGGGTACTTCCGGCACAGCCATCGTTCTGCCCCGTGCCGCTGCTACGGGTGTCAGCTTTGTGGTGACCCTGGCGGACGGCAAGGAGTATACCGCCACCATGAGCGGAACACAAACGCTGGCAGCCGGAACGCAGAACACGTTTACCCTGACCTTGCGCGGCACTCCTGAAGAACCGGACGAAGCGGTCATATCCGCTACCATCGAGCCTTGGACGGACGGCATCCATACTTCCGCCGACGCTTCACTCGTGGAAGTGAAGACTACGAAGGACGCGGCGGGAGGCACCACCGGCGGCTCCGGCGGCAGCACGCCGGACGCTGGCAGCGGTTTTAAACCGGGCGATGCTTTCACCCTTTGGGCGCAGCGCATCGAAGGTGCAGGATATGCCTTTACGCTGGGCGATGATAACCGTTGGGGCAGTACCCCCGTGCTTTACTGGGATGTGCTGAAAGAGGAACAAACCACTTTCTTTGCCCTGCACACTCCGGCAGATGTGCCTTCCGGCAACCGGATGCCCGACCTGCTGACGGCCCGTGCCACCGCAGAGCGCCTGGCTCCCGTTTCGCTGACTTTCCGCCATCTTGCCGCACAACTGAACGTGGTGCTGAAAGCCGGTGCGGGTATGACGCAGCCGGAAGTGGAAACCGCCGTCGTCACCCTGCCGCAAGCTCTTGCCGACTACACGCTGGAAGGCATCACGCTGAAGCCGGGCGACACCCGCAAGGACATCACGCTGGCGGGCGACAAGGATAAACGGCGGGCATTGCTTGTGCCGCAAACCATTGCCGCAGGCGAAAAACTGCTTGCCCTGACCATCGGCACCCAACCCTATTACCTGAAAGCGACGGACACGAACGGTGTGTTCGAAAGCGGGAAGAGCTATACCCTGACCGTCACCGTGAACCGCACGGAAGCATCCATGACCGTAAGCATCGGCCCGTGGCAGGAGGGGGGAGAGAGTGAAGGGGATGCGGGGATGGAAATAGGTATTAAGTAA
- a CDS encoding fimbrillin family protein, whose amino-acid sequence MRASKILVATAMVAATFALSACSNSDEPEVVDITKPISLEIGVGNATQTRVAIVNPTDFEAGDAIGIYLATADKNAAPNENDAVSAEINAGKAVNNVKFTRTSGGWDGDIYWQNTSQWHTLYGYYPYDGSLTGTSTEKDVTVAADQHAQGTVSGTTNVPGAGYKNADYLWAKNTAVLATTGAQPMNLQHMMSRIVIKLTAGDDLSQDELAALAPSLKIVNKDDSGNGKTPLNGTFEIKDGTIAATSSPTKTAEITPYRVEGTVSGGTDKEYTYYAILLPGTSFTKDKDFVQLKAADETTYLYKLGTASDLTTVAGSEYTFTLKANKTGISLNNFTIKKWNNGGSTNGGADMVVPESKP is encoded by the coding sequence ATGAGAGCAAGTAAGATTTTAGTGGCTACGGCCATGGTAGCTGCTACTTTCGCCCTGAGCGCGTGCAGCAACAGTGACGAACCGGAAGTGGTGGACATCACGAAACCGATTAGTCTGGAAATTGGAGTAGGCAACGCAACGCAGACACGTGTGGCTATTGTGAACCCTACAGATTTTGAGGCGGGCGATGCCATCGGTATTTATCTGGCAACTGCGGACAAGAATGCCGCTCCGAATGAGAATGATGCGGTGAGTGCCGAAATCAATGCCGGTAAGGCCGTCAACAACGTGAAGTTTACTAGAACTTCCGGTGGCTGGGACGGTGACATCTATTGGCAAAATACCTCGCAGTGGCATACGCTGTATGGTTATTACCCATACGACGGTAGCTTGACGGGTACGTCGACGGAAAAAGACGTCACGGTTGCCGCAGACCAGCATGCACAAGGAACGGTGAGTGGCACCACCAACGTGCCGGGTGCAGGTTATAAGAATGCCGATTACCTGTGGGCAAAGAATACCGCTGTACTGGCAACCACCGGTGCGCAGCCCATGAATTTGCAGCACATGATGAGCCGCATCGTCATCAAGCTGACGGCAGGCGATGACCTGTCGCAAGATGAATTGGCGGCATTGGCTCCCAGCTTGAAGATTGTGAATAAGGATGATAGTGGTAATGGGAAAACTCCCCTGAACGGAACGTTCGAAATAAAGGACGGGACAATAGCTGCCACATCATCACCGACAAAAACAGCGGAGATCACTCCTTATCGTGTAGAAGGTACTGTGTCGGGTGGTACGGATAAAGAATATACCTATTATGCCATCTTGCTGCCGGGCACTTCCTTTACTAAAGATAAGGACTTCGTACAGCTGAAAGCGGCTGATGAAACCACTTACCTTTATAAGCTGGGGACTGCCAGCGACCTGACTACGGTAGCCGGCAGTGAGTATACTTTTACTTTAAAGGCCAACAAGACCGGCATCAGCCTGAACAACTTTACAATCAAGAAGTGGAACAACGGTGGTAGTACCAACGGTGGTGCCGATATGGTGGTTCCCGAGTCTAAGCCTTAA
- a CDS encoding type II toxin-antitoxin system RelE/ParE family toxin, translating to MAMQVILRKSANRQLKTVTIQGERLFGTIVAQRLFCAIDHQIELLAANPYMGHIEQLLEARRLTYRSLVIHEHFKLIYYIDEKKSILYIVALWDTRREPSALVRGIHSK from the coding sequence ATGGCTATGCAAGTAATTTTAAGAAAGAGTGCCAACAGGCAGTTGAAGACTGTCACGATACAAGGAGAAAGATTGTTTGGAACAATTGTGGCGCAACGCCTTTTCTGTGCTATTGACCATCAGATAGAGTTGCTTGCCGCCAATCCTTATATGGGACATATAGAGCAATTGCTCGAAGCGCGACGCCTCACTTATCGTTCGCTTGTGATACACGAGCATTTTAAGTTGATATACTATATTGATGAGAAAAAGAGTATCCTCTATATAGTAGCATTATGGGATACCCGCCGTGAGCCTTCCGCCTTAGTGCGTGGCATACACAGCAAATAA
- a CDS encoding leucine-rich repeat protein, whose amino-acid sequence MDNGGDDTPTTTPEELVGKPVCFGGLTVTEVTTDAATRATTRTATDYNEPGATITVRMTVTPTGNGKSGTGSTTTYADYTCTAEGYWIPVDKPLYWADATSQHTFIAYSPALSNEEKKTGGRTTISLPQTWIGSLYDYYSEYMRSADLKTTPVPSVSLTLKLLLVRVQVSMQDDATTYGQNLTMLMKTRGTLSADGTVSVPADADSPVREVSLWKDGNVFRGYLLPGQAYAQGETILCYGEGGTTNSKLYKATAAITAAVGNQLNFTVAALPGFTVDAGNQGGGLKAAIEAYEKNNGGTCPPRIVITGKLDISDMRTLAALGDEGKIVSVDMKDASVEKTAFGNDPFQNPNAANIPFYSGTPRAGIKNLILPRWLKAVPRYAFNNYLFDNVVLPESLEALGHNALYTRNSTVEVPATFNQPSSSGTDRYYSAFVGYSRLTTAIVHCPLEKLGESAFRATPLSQIILKDDALKSTAVKSAAFWECTNLSSLDFLPSSVTTLGENAFYGCGFTSLDIPAHFTKVGIAAFSSCSNLQSVTVRARMDEWGRDIFYNTSQLTQITFADDALLTEKFSDDVFQGCTGLTSIELPPKITEISSGQYSYFFSGCSNLEKIAIDGSIAITGKLPQSQYGPKSAELFLYNPSLGQTGDHVTNFAGDTNWAEHSWANVHWGYKGSGDKFDATNYKYHKKTN is encoded by the coding sequence ATGGACAATGGCGGTGACGACACCCCCACGACCACCCCCGAAGAACTCGTAGGCAAGCCCGTCTGCTTTGGCGGGCTGACGGTGACGGAAGTGACCACCGATGCCGCCACCCGTGCCACCACCCGCACCGCTACCGATTACAACGAACCCGGCGCCACCATCACCGTCCGGATGACCGTGACCCCCACCGGCAATGGTAAAAGCGGCACCGGAAGCACCACCACCTATGCCGACTACACCTGTACTGCCGAAGGCTACTGGATACCCGTAGACAAACCCCTTTACTGGGCCGACGCCACCTCACAGCACACCTTCATCGCCTACTCGCCCGCGCTGAGCAACGAAGAGAAGAAAACCGGCGGACGCACCACCATCTCACTGCCCCAGACATGGATAGGTTCCCTGTACGACTACTACAGCGAGTATATGCGGAGCGCCGACCTCAAAACCACCCCCGTGCCCAGCGTCTCACTGACTCTGAAACTCCTGCTGGTACGTGTGCAGGTGAGCATGCAGGACGATGCGACCACTTACGGCCAAAACCTCACCATGCTTATGAAGACCCGGGGCACACTCTCTGCCGATGGCACCGTGAGCGTTCCTGCTGATGCCGACAGCCCGGTTCGTGAAGTATCGCTTTGGAAAGACGGCAACGTGTTTCGAGGATACCTCCTGCCCGGACAAGCCTACGCACAAGGCGAAACGATACTCTGTTATGGCGAAGGCGGCACAACGAATTCGAAACTCTATAAGGCCACGGCCGCCATCACTGCGGCTGTGGGCAACCAACTGAACTTTACCGTAGCGGCCTTGCCCGGCTTCACGGTAGATGCGGGAAATCAGGGAGGCGGCCTGAAAGCGGCTATCGAGGCGTATGAAAAGAACAATGGAGGCACCTGTCCTCCCCGCATTGTGATAACGGGCAAGCTGGATATAAGCGATATGAGAACCCTTGCAGCACTTGGAGACGAGGGCAAGATTGTGTCGGTGGACATGAAGGATGCAAGTGTGGAAAAAACGGCTTTTGGTAACGACCCGTTTCAGAACCCCAATGCGGCTAATATCCCCTTTTATAGCGGAACTCCCAGAGCGGGCATCAAGAACCTCATACTGCCTCGCTGGCTGAAAGCGGTTCCCAGATATGCATTCAACAACTATCTTTTTGACAACGTCGTGTTGCCCGAATCTTTGGAGGCGTTGGGACATAATGCTCTCTATACCCGTAACAGCACGGTGGAGGTGCCTGCTACGTTTAATCAACCGTCATCATCAGGAACCGATAGATACTACAGCGCTTTTGTCGGTTACTCAAGGCTGACCACCGCCATCGTGCATTGCCCGTTGGAGAAGCTGGGGGAATCAGCCTTTAGGGCTACTCCGTTATCGCAGATTATCCTGAAGGACGATGCGCTGAAATCGACAGCGGTGAAGAGCGCCGCCTTTTGGGAATGCACCAACTTGTCGAGCTTGGACTTCCTGCCTTCGTCGGTGACGACGTTGGGAGAGAATGCGTTTTATGGTTGCGGATTTACCTCATTGGACATCCCGGCTCATTTCACGAAGGTAGGGATCGCTGCTTTCTCCTCTTGCAGCAACCTGCAAAGTGTCACTGTGCGTGCCAGGATGGATGAGTGGGGAAGAGACATTTTTTATAACACTTCCCAATTGACCCAAATTACCTTTGCCGATGATGCGCTGCTGACCGAGAAGTTCAGTGATGACGTGTTCCAAGGTTGTACCGGCCTTACTTCCATAGAGCTGCCTCCCAAGATTACCGAAATATCTTCCGGTCAATATTCATACTTTTTCAGTGGTTGCAGCAACCTGGAGAAAATAGCCATAGACGGCTCGATAGCCATTACGGGAAAGTTACCTCAGTCACAATATGGCCCTAAATCTGCCGAACTCTTCCTCTACAACCCCTCCCTGGGGCAGACGGGCGACCACGTGACGAACTTTGCCGGCGACACCAACTGGGCGGAACATTCCTGGGCCAATGTGCACTGGGGCTACAAAGGCAGCGGTGATAAGTTCGATGCAACCAACTACAAGTATCACAAGAAGACCAATTAA
- a CDS encoding leucine-rich repeat protein: protein MKPTRYTPLYLLLAALPLLATGCDHEQDPAPAQKQAVDFTRITTRTAGGTALPGDFADYGTLHAAISSGNGTPKTATLTYNSSSTTWTCTPELYWPSVTHNTLTLMRGSGGDFTLPADLGAAASTASSASVTNYALNDRLWLGYTGSIPSTSASPWQLEHRMAQIRVELTMAEGVTLPSGASPLTSATVSMTLPTAGHFDAGTGVVSRQQGGGATGEVKFYQPDPSEAVFYAVALPGATDTREIGITLGGQEYHYLASSPISLTAGSCHSYKLALTDRMDVQSLSVKTEGEWTDVTVGIKAEENEYTCTTTSAGGLAIELAKTANIYAKVIVNVAAMNEDDWNALTAFVNDRTKPAGDLTINYTGDSEVEIPSYFTQTTDGPITISSLTLRGNLKLASFSSNGYLTKLVIGKSTNGKAPVIVIGCFYNCGFLREVTIEGVTSWAENSFLNCTNLASVTLTEGVTTIGSSAFEGCTQLTSIAIPKGVTSLGDKSFYGCTNLASVTLAEGVTTIGSSAFEGCTQLTSIAIPKGVTSLGDKSFYGCTNLASVTLAEGLKTIGYSAFRNCPLTNITIPKGVTSLGNYSFYGCTNLTSVTLAEGLTTIGNSAFRNCPLTNITIPKGVTSLGDYSFYGCTNLTSVTLAEGLTTIGYSAFQNCTTLGGSITIPSTVTSISEFAFGGTALTSVYIYGNMTWNDSFYDPNAAFDGCTKLETIVLGSDVVSLGSATFRGCSALKKIVLNGTSAITCPTGWGGVFYNTPTTTASIYLYGSMDASSADGWKSLGGKTWGSVHYGFSGTASNIEDLLDESKYSSTVAVSP from the coding sequence ATGAAACCAACCCGATACACCCCTCTATACCTTCTGCTTGCCGCCTTGCCGCTGCTTGCCACCGGATGCGACCACGAACAGGACCCTGCCCCGGCGCAGAAACAAGCCGTCGATTTCACCCGCATCACCACCCGCACCGCAGGCGGAACCGCGCTGCCGGGCGACTTTGCCGACTACGGCACCCTGCACGCCGCCATATCTTCTGGCAACGGCACCCCGAAAACCGCTACACTGACTTATAACAGCTCATCCACCACCTGGACTTGCACCCCTGAACTCTACTGGCCGAGCGTCACCCACAACACCCTCACCCTGATGCGTGGCAGCGGGGGAGACTTCACCCTGCCCGCCGACTTGGGCGCCGCAGCCTCCACTGCCTCCAGCGCCTCCGTCACCAACTATGCCCTGAACGACCGCCTCTGGTTGGGCTACACCGGCTCCATTCCCTCCACTTCGGCCTCCCCCTGGCAACTGGAGCACCGCATGGCGCAGATACGTGTGGAGCTGACCATGGCCGAGGGAGTGACATTGCCTTCGGGCGCTTCACCGCTGACCTCCGCCACCGTCAGCATGACGCTGCCCACCGCCGGGCACTTCGATGCCGGCACCGGCGTCGTGTCTCGCCAACAGGGCGGCGGCGCTACCGGTGAAGTGAAGTTCTATCAGCCCGATCCGTCAGAAGCCGTCTTCTATGCCGTGGCGCTGCCGGGAGCCACCGATACGCGCGAAATCGGCATCACGCTGGGCGGACAGGAGTATCATTACCTCGCTTCCTCCCCCATCTCCCTCACCGCCGGCAGCTGCCACAGTTACAAGCTGGCACTGACCGACCGCATGGATGTGCAGTCCCTGAGCGTGAAGACGGAAGGAGAATGGACGGACGTAACGGTCGGCATCAAGGCCGAGGAGAACGAGTACACGTGTACCACCACCTCTGCCGGAGGGCTTGCCATCGAATTGGCCAAGACAGCTAATATCTATGCGAAAGTCATTGTAAACGTGGCGGCCATGAATGAGGATGACTGGAATGCGTTGACTGCGTTTGTAAATGACAGGACGAAACCCGCCGGTGATTTAACCATCAACTATACGGGCGACAGCGAAGTGGAAATCCCGAGCTACTTCACCCAAACTACTGATGGCCCAATTACTATCTCCTCCCTCACCCTGCGGGGAAATCTTAAACTTGCAAGCTTCAGCTCTAATGGCTATCTGACCAAGCTGGTTATAGGGAAATCGACGAACGGGAAAGCGCCGGTTATCGTCATAGGATGCTTCTATAATTGCGGTTTCTTGAGGGAAGTGACGATAGAGGGGGTGACGTCTTGGGCAGAGAATTCTTTTTTGAACTGCACCAATCTGGCATCGGTAACGCTGACGGAAGGCGTGACAACGATAGGCAGTTCTGCCTTCGAGGGCTGTACGCAGTTGACGAGTATCGCCATCCCGAAAGGGGTGACGTCTTTGGGAGATAAATCTTTTTATGGCTGCACCAATCTGGCATCGGTAACGCTGGCGGAAGGCGTGACAACGATAGGCAGTTCTGCCTTCGAGGGCTGTACGCAGTTGACGAGTATCGCCATCCCGAAAGGGGTGACGTCTTTGGGAGATAAATCTTTTTATGGCTGCACCAATCTGGCATCGGTAACGCTGGCGGAAGGCCTGAAAACGATAGGCTATTCTGCCTTTAGGAACTGCCCGTTGACGAATATCACCATCCCGAAAGGGGTGACGTCTTTGGGAAATTATTCTTTTTATGGCTGCACCAATCTGACATCGGTAACGCTGGCGGAAGGCTTGACAACGATAGGCAATTCTGCCTTTAGGAACTGCCCGTTGACGAATATCACCATCCCGAAAGGGGTGACGTCTTTGGGAGATTATTCTTTTTATGGCTGCACCAATCTGACATCGGTAACGCTGGCGGAAGGCTTGACAACGATAGGCTATTCTGCCTTTCAGAATTGTACCACGTTGGGAGGCTCCATTACAATTCCTTCAACAGTGACTTCCATCAGTGAATTTGCATTTGGGGGGACTGCATTGACAAGTGTTTATATCTATGGAAACATGACTTGGAATGATTCATTTTATGACCCCAATGCCGCTTTTGATGGTTGTACAAAATTGGAGACTATCGTGCTGGGCAGTGATGTAGTCTCTTTGGGCTCAGCGACTTTTCGCGGTTGCAGTGCGCTAAAGAAGATTGTTTTAAATGGCACTTCGGCTATCACCTGCCCTACCGGATGGGGCGGAGTATTTTATAACACACCTACAACTACTGCTTCCATTTACCTCTACGGAAGCATGGACGCCTCAAGTGCTGACGGATGGAAATCTCTGGGCGGCAAAACCTGGGGGAGCGTGCACTACGGTTTCAGCGGTACAGCTTCCAATATTGAAGACCTGCTGGACGAGAGCAAATATTCGAGTACCGTCGCCGTCTCCCCATAA
- a CDS encoding DUF4469 domain-containing protein: protein MAKNSQRAKLVLKARENLLTKDVKNDFYLTVKSQRTLTLADLAKEVAATHGHQNESEAEMLAREILELGAWYLSNGFGITTPLGYHHATVSGTLLDSELNAAPDRTKLKFGISYAMSDLMRKFLDEAELDLEIDKAKTGPQLFSVVSAQDAQHPDAATRGDSVPVAAGEACILKGRNLKVGGPAEANAGVTLTRQDKQGVTPVFIPAARLFPNTPTQVGFVMPAGAEEGSVWQVKLCTQLGSNGAQLLKEPRTVTMDDNFVVGQPAEDVPGGGGSGSGGGLDENPLG, encoded by the coding sequence ATGGCAAAGAACTCACAACGAGCCAAGCTCGTACTCAAAGCACGTGAAAACCTGCTTACGAAAGACGTTAAGAACGACTTCTACCTCACCGTAAAGTCGCAACGCACCCTCACCCTGGCCGACCTCGCCAAGGAAGTAGCCGCCACGCACGGCCACCAGAACGAGAGCGAAGCGGAAATGCTCGCCCGCGAAATCCTGGAACTCGGTGCATGGTACCTCTCCAACGGCTTCGGCATCACCACCCCGCTGGGCTACCATCACGCCACCGTCAGCGGCACCCTGCTGGACAGCGAACTCAACGCCGCCCCCGACCGTACGAAGTTGAAATTCGGCATCAGCTACGCCATGAGCGACCTCATGCGCAAGTTCCTCGATGAAGCCGAACTGGACCTGGAGATAGACAAAGCCAAGACCGGCCCGCAACTCTTCTCCGTGGTCAGCGCACAGGACGCCCAGCACCCCGATGCAGCCACCCGTGGCGACAGCGTACCCGTGGCAGCCGGCGAAGCCTGCATCCTGAAAGGCCGTAACCTCAAAGTAGGCGGACCCGCCGAAGCCAACGCGGGCGTCACGCTCACCCGCCAGGACAAGCAGGGCGTAACCCCGGTATTCATCCCCGCCGCACGCCTCTTCCCCAATACCCCCACACAGGTAGGCTTCGTGATGCCCGCCGGAGCGGAAGAAGGCTCCGTATGGCAAGTGAAGCTCTGTACGCAACTGGGCAGTAACGGCGCACAACTGCTGAAAGAACCCCGCACGGTGACGATGGATGATAACTTCGTGGTAGGCCAGCCCGCCGAAGATGTCCCCGGTGGCGGTGGTAGCGGAAGCGGCGGTGGACTGGATGAAAATCCGCTGGGCTAA
- a CDS encoding AAA family ATPase — protein MKQYPKFFNTAGPIKPEIHYNVDPLARINIEEIEQLIYQQKFFVLHAPRQTGKTSCLLALRDYLNARGEFIAVYANVEAGQAARNNVEEVVRATTAAIASRAGTVLGNDMPESLLQDIVTKGVPAASLLTAYLKSLCEALPRPLILFIDEIDALIGDSLVSVLRQIRAGYDQRPEHFPQTIILCGVRDVRDYRIVLSNQDIITGGSAFNIKATSLRLGNFSREEIHDLYMQHTAATGQEFDPGCFPLIWTATEGQPWLVNALGYEVTMEMKENRDRTVRIIPEMIYRAQERIIYRRDTHIDILIDKLREDRVRSVIAPILAGEDGEVEAHLKTDDIQYVEDLGLIVRDRPLRIANAIYKEIIPRELTWARQQTLIQQSAWYIRPDGSIDMEKLLLDFQQFFRQNADSWIERFDYKESGPQLLLQAFLQRVVNGGGYIDREYGLGRGRTDLLITKPLTEHYGGPVQRIVLELKILRSNTEATIEKGLEQTTRYMDHCGGTDLEGHFILFDRRPGRSWDEKLWHYRREYNGKMIEVWGM, from the coding sequence ATGAAACAGTACCCCAAGTTTTTCAATACAGCCGGGCCCATTAAGCCGGAGATACATTACAATGTAGACCCTCTCGCCCGCATCAATATCGAAGAGATAGAGCAACTTATCTATCAACAGAAGTTCTTCGTCCTCCATGCCCCCCGTCAGACCGGAAAAACCTCCTGCCTGCTGGCCCTGCGCGATTATCTGAACGCCCGCGGCGAGTTCATCGCCGTATACGCCAATGTGGAAGCGGGACAGGCGGCACGAAACAATGTGGAAGAAGTGGTGCGGGCCACCACCGCCGCCATTGCCAGCCGTGCGGGCACTGTGTTGGGCAACGACATGCCGGAGAGTTTGCTACAGGACATCGTGACCAAGGGGGTACCCGCAGCCTCCCTGCTCACCGCCTATCTCAAATCCCTTTGCGAAGCCCTGCCCCGTCCACTCATCCTTTTCATTGACGAGATTGACGCCCTGATTGGCGATTCGCTCGTCAGCGTCCTGCGCCAGATACGTGCCGGATACGACCAGCGTCCCGAGCACTTCCCGCAAACCATCATCCTCTGCGGCGTGCGCGACGTGCGCGATTACCGCATCGTGCTTTCCAATCAGGACATCATCACCGGAGGCTCCGCCTTCAACATCAAGGCAACGTCCCTCCGCCTTGGCAACTTCTCCCGTGAGGAAATCCACGACCTGTATATGCAGCACACCGCCGCTACCGGTCAGGAATTCGACCCCGGGTGCTTCCCCCTGATATGGACCGCCACCGAGGGACAGCCCTGGCTGGTGAATGCTTTAGGTTACGAAGTCACCATGGAAATGAAGGAGAACCGCGACCGCACCGTCCGCATCATCCCCGAAATGATATACCGTGCCCAGGAGCGCATCATCTACCGGCGCGATACGCACATCGACATCCTCATCGACAAACTGCGCGAAGACCGCGTGCGCAGCGTCATCGCCCCCATATTAGCAGGTGAAGACGGCGAAGTGGAGGCACACCTCAAAACCGACGACATCCAGTATGTGGAAGACCTCGGACTCATCGTTCGCGACCGCCCCCTGCGCATTGCCAATGCCATCTATAAGGAAATCATTCCCCGTGAACTGACTTGGGCACGCCAGCAGACCCTCATCCAGCAGTCCGCCTGGTATATCCGCCCCGATGGCAGCATCGACATGGAGAAACTATTGCTGGACTTCCAGCAATTCTTCCGCCAGAACGCCGACTCGTGGATTGAGCGGTTCGACTACAAGGAAAGTGGCCCGCAACTACTGCTGCAGGCCTTTCTGCAACGTGTGGTGAATGGCGGCGGATACATCGACCGCGAATATGGTCTCGGCCGTGGCCGCACCGACCTGCTCATCACCAAACCCCTGACCGAACACTACGGCGGCCCCGTGCAGCGCATTGTGCTCGAACTGAAAATCTTGCGCAGCAACACGGAAGCCACCATCGAAAAGGGCCTTGAACAGACCACCCGCTACATGGACCATTGCGGCGGCACCGACCTCGAAGGGCACTTCATTCTCTTCGACCGCCGTCCCGGTCGCTCGTGGGACGAGAAACTGTGGCACTACCGCCGTGAGTACAACGGAAAGATGATTGAGGTGTGGGGGATGTAA